In the genome of Deltaproteobacteria bacterium, one region contains:
- a CDS encoding 4Fe-4S dicluster domain-containing protein, translating into MTWRNSWQDAKAERGVILELRAIHERCSGCRACELACALANFREMNPAKSALDIEGRFPAPGDYRIRLCDQCGECTEACPEDAIYLEDGIYSIDPDDCTGCGVCVEACPHSVMHEHPSLDSPFKCTLCGACVEICPRGALVMEGGA; encoded by the coding sequence ATGACCTGGCGAAATTCGTGGCAGGACGCAAAGGCTGAAAGGGGAGTGATATTGGAACTCAGAGCAATCCACGAAAGATGTTCCGGATGCAGGGCATGCGAATTGGCATGTGCTCTTGCCAATTTCAGGGAAATGAACCCTGCCAAATCCGCCCTGGATATTGAAGGCCGATTCCCGGCACCGGGGGACTACCGGATCCGTCTCTGCGATCAATGCGGGGAGTGTACGGAGGCATGTCCGGAAGATGCGATTTACCTTGAGGACGGGATTTACTCTATAGATCCTGATGATTGCACCGGCTGCGGGGTCTGTGTCGAGGCATGTCCCCACAGCGTTATGCACGAGCACCCGAGTTTGGACTCGCCATTTAAATGCACCCTTTGTGGGGCCTGCGTTGAAATCTGCCCCAGGGGGGCACTGGTCATGGAAGGAGGTGCCTGA